In Colletotrichum destructivum chromosome 8, complete sequence, the following proteins share a genomic window:
- a CDS encoding Putative aconitase A/isopropylmalate dehydratase small subunit, swivel domain, Aconitase, domain 2, with protein sequence MSLALLREALGHGLRALRTRSFATAAGRIALSPLEPYNTLDYDSQLQSLCDIRRSAKRPLTLSEKVLYSHLIPGEDGWSLENIKRGRTILRLRPDRVACHDATATMALLQFISAGLPRVRVPTSVHSDHLIVAEAGAEADLARAARDHREVYDFLGSAARKYGIGYWKPGAGIIHTTIFENYAFPGGLIIGTDSHTPNAGGMGMLGVGVGGADAVDAMSGMPWELPCPEIVGVRLTGELGGWSSSKDIICKLAGILTVSGGKGKIIEFFGPGTDTLGATAMATVCNMSAEIGSTSCVFPYSEAMSRYLSATKRADIAAYADIYKQELLVADVGSDEYYDDVIEIDLSTLEPHINGPFTPDLAHPLSKFKQRVEENSWPSELSCSMVGSCTNSSYEDLEKVRHLVVQAREAGLRRTETPFLVSPGSEQIRATAEAAGILDTLRQAGATVLSNSCGPCVGQWDRRDVDVAGAERNSVVSSFNRNFTGRHDGNPATHSFVTSPELAVAFAFAGKLTFNPVTDAIPVPLGSNPGESAVTTDTTTATTTAAAAAAVATTTPFRFSPPEADELPTVFSPGADRFQPPVMSDTSDLKVSIRPGSDRLQLLTPFEPWKAGRANDMHVLVKVRGKCTTDHISPAGPWYKYRGHLENISNNTLLGATNAFLPDAGSLRMIGRARDPVDGRIKPVPEAARSIRATGAGWCIVGDANYGEGSSREHAALAPRHLGCVAVVARSFARIHEANLKKQGVLPLTFGDPADYARIGDGDRVSLVGVEDGELRPGSPVVMEVVVARSGARWRAALEHSFEENQIEWLRAGSALNYIKRAAAALGPEA encoded by the exons ATGTCGCTCGCGTTGCTGAGAGAAGCCCTGGGCCATGGGCTTCGCGCTCTACGCACACGGAGCTTTGCGACTGCTGCCGGACGGATTGCCCTGAGTCCATTAGAGCCG TATAACACACTAGACTACGATTCACAACTCCAATCCCTCTGCGATATCCGACGCTCTGCCAAACGACCCCTGACCCTCTCCGAGAAGGTCCTGTACAGCCATCTGATCCCGGGCGAAGATGGCTGGTCTCTCGAGAATATCAAGCGGGGCAGGACGATACTGCGCCTGCGGCCGGACCGGGTCGCCTGCCACGACGCCACGGCGACCATGGCTCTCCTGCAGTTCATCAGCGCCGGCCTCCCGCGAGTCCGGGTGCCGACCTCGGTGCACAGCGATCACCTGATCGTGGCCGAAGCGGGAGCCGAGGCGGACCTCGCGCGGGCGGCCAGGGACCACAGGGAGGTCTACGACTTCCTCGGCAGCGCGGCGAGGAAATACGGCATCGGGTATTGGAAGCCCGGCGCGGGCATCATCCACACGACCATCTTCGAGAACTACGCGTTCCCCGGcggcctcatcatcggcaccgACTCGCACACGCCCAACGCCGGGGGCATGGGCatgctgggcgtcggcgtggGCGGTGCCGACGCAGTCGACGCCATGTCCGGCATGCCGTGGGAGCTGCCGTGTCCCGAGATCGTGGGCGTCCGACTGACCGGCGAGCTTGGGGGATGGAGCTCGTCCAAGGACATCATCTGTAAGCTGGCGGGCATTCTGACCGTGTCCGGgggcaagggcaagatcATCGAGTTCTTCGGCCCCGGCACCGACACGCTGGGGGCGACGGCCATGGCGACGGTCTGCAACATGTCTGCTGAGATCGGCTCTACGTCGTGTGTGTTTCCCTACTCCGAGGCCATGTCGAGGTacttgtcggcgacgaaaCGCGCAGACATCGCAGCATACGCCGACATCTACAAGCAGGAGCTTCTCGTGGCAGACGTGGGCAGTGACGAATACTACGACGATGTCATCGAGATCGACCTGTCAACGCTCGAGCCTCACATCAACGGCCCCTTCACCCCGGACCTGGCCCATCCGCTGTCCAAGTTCAAGCAGCGAGTGGAGGAGAACTCGTGGCCTTCGGAACTCAGCTGCAGCATGGTGGGGAGCTGCACGAACAGCTCGTACGAAGACCTTGAAAAGGTCCGgcatctcgtcgtccaggcGCGGGAGGCCGGCCTGCGGAGGACTGAGACGCCCTTCCTCGTCAGCCCCGGCAGCGAACAGATCcgcgcgacggccgaggcggcggggaTCCTCGACACCCTGcggcaggccggcgccaccgTCCTCAGCAACTCGTGCGGTCCTTGTGTCGGGCAATGGGACCGCAgagacgtcgacgtcgccggggCCGAGAGGAACTCGGTCGTGTCGAGCTTCAACAGGAACTTCACCGGCCGCCACGACGGCAACCCGGCGACGCACTCTTTTGTCACCTCGCCGGAGCTCGCTGTCGCTTTCGCATTCGCCGGTAAACTCACCTTCAACCCGGTCACCGATGCCATCCCTGTACCTCTCGGCAGTAACCCTGGCGAGTCTGCTGTTACTACTGACACTACTActgctactactactgctgctgctgctgctgctgttgctacCACTACTCCTTTCCGATTCTCCCCACCAGAGGCCGATGAACTCCCCACCGTCTTCTCCCCCGGAGCCGACCGCTTCCAGCCCCCGGTCATGTCCGACACGTCGGATCTGAAGGTCAGCATCCGCCCGGGCAGCGACAGGCTCCAGCTCCTGACGCCCTTCGAGCCCTGGAAGGCCGGACGGGCCAACGACATGCACGTCCTGGTCAAGGTCCGCGGCAAGTGCACGACCGACCACATCTCCCCGGCCGGCCCGTGGTACAAGTACCGCGGGCACCTCGAGAacatcagcaacaacacgCTCCTCGGCGCCACCAACGCCTTCCTCCCCGACGCCGGCTCGCTGCGGATGATCGGAAGGGCCAGAGACCCCGTCGACGGGCGGATCAAGCCGgtgcccgaggcggcgcggagcATCCGGGCCACGGGCGCCGGGTGGTgcatcgtcggcgacgccaactacggcgagggcagcTCGCGCGAGCACGCGGCCCTCGCGCCGCGGCACCTGGGctgcgtcgccgtcgtcgccaggAGCTTCGCGCGCATCCACGAGGCGAACCTGAAGAAGCAGGGCGTGCTGCCCCTCACGTTCGGCGACCCGGCTGACTACGCGCGCATCGGAGACGGCGACCGCGTCTCGTTGgtgggcgtcgaggacggagagCTGCGGCCCGGGAGCCCGGTCGTCATGGAGGTTGTTGTCGCGAGGAGCGGCGCGcggtggagggcggcgcTGGAGCACTCTTTCGAGGAGAACCAGATCGAGTGGCTGAGGGCGGGCAGCGCGTTGAACTACATCAagcgagctgctgctgcccttggACCGGAAGCGTGA
- a CDS encoding uncharacterized protein (Putative zn(2)Cys(6) fungal-type DNA-binding domain, transcription factor domain, fungi), producing MAARVNPPKKVRLACRRCRTRRIKCDGEVPACTNCAKAGETCLDVDSQNSGLLVPRNFASAARARIQWLENIIIQRLPDVDISQGPQIDAFPDPKGSVSGGGGVGGCIGVGGGVAAEHDDDAASTASLRSGRRESSQKPVGRPLSLGPPQRIGLKRSAEAADPSFDSEEQFPDRAQAVAMNLGMLSLNSDSSQKHYLGSSSGVLFTNLIGVTPSSPGSTPATLLDDVQAQGPSSEWHDAPCSAPGNISQQYNRSLHIFLRQELPKKEDAVKLVHTYIRWTHPDYPVLEPSSLLSALDAIYATYSCSIDEDPLPQGWPSSVQAFRWNGRQRILGGDPAAHAVPMPVVAFILFMIFNIAAIVKVRSRVYEFPPERFYRAALHFSKDCFSQISLSSIQALVTLIVHSMLTPAEVNLFTLVHIGLAHCVELGIHREPPPAREPDDIKNQQIKRLTFFTMYSLDRSISSIQGRPLGFRDETFDVKMPEPQSPRSLSATSSPMLSSFSAAVLTFARCQFELDRIISDIKLQLYHLPCDSAWFAPAPDPTLPQTRIKGELVGWWDRVSKEPFSFPGLDNRQRRMWQLKLKIKYHTAMVMLFQPSQAVRNPPPESLQVCFNNASSILQDYQALYEMQGLHHGWRSVQNIFAAGATLIYSFWTCPMVRQTASTADLSRSLRACSGLLTVGGEWWPSVKKGHGSFGAIVDLTIRKLYTGNAPSKNPRLFTPLASDDGRHAMDPHHQHQQQRPPDGAPEVYDASNQQETLSSHMQPLSGTDAASWQQPQQQQQQHMQGSSLGMGAAHDAVHWQGVYRYPDGSFHPGGNNSSSGSSNNNNHNNNNNNSGDDYVPEIETFLADFDRSEFSWSFPLSGISDPYDLGNFPHHGY from the exons ATGGCGGCACGGGTGAATCCACCTAAAAAGGTCCGGCTGGCTTGTCGACGTTGTCGCACAAGACGCATCAAG TGTGACGGAGAAGTCCCAGCTTGTACAAACTGCGCAAAAGCCGGCGAGACTTGCCTAGACGTCGATAGTCAGAACTCGGGCCTGTTGGTCCCTCGCAA CTTCGCGAGTGCCGCGCGTGCCAGGATCCAGTGGCTCGAAAACATCATCATACAACGACTCCCTGATGTCGACATATCGCAGGGTCCGCAAATCGACGCGTTCCCGGACCCGAAAGGCTCCGTCagtggcggaggaggcgtcgGAGGATGCAtcggggttggcggcggagTTGCGGCGGAGcacgacgatgacgccgcgtcgacggcgtctctCCGATCCGGCCGCCGCGAGAGCAGTCAGAAGCCGGTGGGACGGCCGTTGAGCCTAGGCCCCCCCCAGCGCATAGGACTCAAGCggtcggccgaggccgcggacCCCTCGTTCGACTCGGAGGAGCAGTTCCCGGACCGCGCGCAAGCGGTCGCCATGAACCTCGGCATGCTGTCCCTGAACTCGGACTCGAGCCAGAAGCACTACCTGGGGTCGAGTTCCGGCGTGCTGTTCACGAATCTGATCGGCGTGACCCCCTCGAGCCCcgggtcgacgccggcgacacTGCTGGACGACGTCCAAGCCCAGGGCCCGTCTTCAGAGTGGCACGACGCGCCGTGCTCCGCGCCTGGTAACATCTCGCAGCAATACAACCGCTCGTTGCATATTTTCCTTCGACAG GAACTACCCAAGAAAGAAGATGCCGTCAAGCTGGTACACACTTATATCCGCTGGACGCACCCCGACTATCCGGTTCTGGAACCGAGCTCGCTCCTCAGCGCTCTAGACGCCATTTATGCGACCTACTCGTGCTCGATAGACGAGGATCCTCTTCCCCAAGGGTGGCCCAGCTCGGTGCAGGCCTTTCGGTGGAACGGACGGCAGAGGATATTGGGCGGCGACCCGGCGGCCCACGCGGTACCCATGCCCGTCGTGGCCTTCATCCTATTCATGATATTCAACATCGCGGCCATCGTCAAAGTGAGGTCGCGGGTCTACGAGTTCCCGCCGGAGAGATTCTACCGGGCCGCGCTGCACTTCTCCAAGGATTGCTTCTCGCAGATATCCCTCTCCTCGATCCAGGCCCTGGTCACGTTGATAGTCCACAGTATGCTGACGCCCGCAGAGGTCAACCTGTTCACCCTCGTCCACATCGGGCTCGCCCACTGCGTCGAGCTGGGGATTCACCGGGAACCCCCTCCGGCCAGGGAGCCGGACGACATCAAGAACCAGCAAATCAAGCGGTTGACATTTTTCACCATGTACTCTTTGGACAG GTCCATCTCTTCGATTCAGGGACGGCCACTCGGCTTCCGTGACGAGACGTTCGACGTCAAGATGCCCGAACCACAGAGCCCCCGAAGCCTGAGCGCAACGAGCAGCCCAATGctgtcctccttctcggccgccgtcctcaCGTTCGCGCGCTGCCAGTTCGAGCTGGACCGCATCATCTCGGATATCAAACTGCAGCTCTACCACCTCCCGTGCGACTCGGCCTGGttcgcgccggcgccggaccCGACGCTGCCGCAGACGCGGATCaagggcgagctcgtcggctGGTGGGACAGGGTCTCGAAGGAGCCCTTCAGCTTCCCCGGGCTCGACAACCGGCAGCGGCGCATGTGGCAGCTGAAGCTCAAGATCAAGTACCACACCGCCATGGTCATGCTCTTCCAGCCCTCGCAGGCGGTGCGgaacccgccgcccgagTCTCTCCAGGTCTGCTTCAACAACGCGTCGTCCATCCTCCAGGACTACCAGGCCCTGTACGAGATGCAGGGCCTGCACCACGGGTGGCGCTCGGTGCAGAacatcttcgccgccggggcGACGCTCATCTACTCGTTCTGGACGTGCCCCATGGTCCGgcagacggcgtcgacggcggacCTGTCGAGGAGCCTGCGGGCGTGTTCGGGCCTGCtgaccgtcggcggcgagtggTGGCCGTCGGTGAAAAAGGGGCATGGCAGCTTCGGCGCCATTGTCGATCTGACCATCCGCAAGCTGTACACAGGCAACGCGCCGTCCAAGAACCCACGGCTCTTCACGCCTCTCGCCTCGGACGACGGACGGCACGCCATGGatcctcatcatcagcatcagcagcaacGGCCGCCGGATGGAGCGCCGGAGGTCTACGACGCTTCTAATCAGCAAGAAACGCTCTCATCTCACATGCAGCCTCTCAGCGGGACAGACGCCGCATCCtggcagcagccgcagcagcagcagcagcagcatatGCAGGGGTCTTCCTTGGGCATGGGCGCGGCACACGATGCCGTGCATTGGCAGGGAGTCTATCGTTATCCCGACGGTTCCTTTCATCCAGGGGGaaacaacagcagcagcggcagcagcaacaacaacaatcacaataacaacaacaacaacagcggcGATGACTACGTCCCGGAGATTGAAACTTTCTTGGCCGACTTTGACAGGTCTGAGTTTAGCTGGAGCTTCCCCCTGTCCGGCATAAGCGATCCGTACGACTTGGGAAACTTCCCCCACCATGGCTACTGA
- a CDS encoding Putative metal-dependent hydrolase, with protein MRTNDQQRAPLTSTMASAATLTEGEDAVLFPRGGWDTHHHIFDPKSFPYSPKRHLTPPPATIAAFKELKRSLGITRSVLTHGLSYGDDCTSLKAFVSELGAHETAAVGVIDPDKTSDEELRSMHDAGVRGVRVNLYRYEAMEDAERQKVALLAHLKRITSLSLPWSLTMTTTRPGSWDILEPFVRDVVAEQGIRLVTDHFALLKAPSLLLSADQRADPAKQPGFDAVVRLVRDGHLWVKLSAPYRVSDDGPGYADVRFLVRALVDANKHRVLWGSDWPHTPRMKTRTREAAMAETPFLEVDDEAWLRSLRSWLSDEEWDLMMVRNPSRLFGQ; from the exons ATGAGAACCAACGACCAACAGCGCGCACCTCTGACGTCAACAATGGCCTCCGCAGCGACTCTGACCGAAGGGGAAGATGCGGTTCTGTTCCCGCGAGGGGGATGGGATACTCACCATCACATCTTTGACC CCAAGTCGTTCCCCTACAGCCCGAAGAGACACCTCActccgccgcccgccaccatcgccgccttcaaaGAGCTGAAGAGAAGCCTCGGCATCACGAGGTCCGTCCTCACCCACGGCCTGTCCTACGGCGACGACTGCACCTCTCTCAAGGCTTTTGTGTCCGAACTCGGCGCCCacgagaccgccgccgtcggcgtcatcgacCCGGACAAGACGAGCGACGAAGAGCTGCGCAGCATGCACGACGCAGGCGTTCGGGGCGTCCGGGTCAACCTGTACCGGTACGAGGCCATGGAAGACGCCGAGCGACAAAAGGTCGCCCTGCTGGCGCACCTGAAGCGGATCACCAGCCTCTCATTACCGTGGAGCctgacgatgacgacgacccgGCCCGGGTCCTGGGACATACTGGAGCCGTTCGTCcgggacgtcgtcgccgagcagggcATCCGGTTGGTGACGGATCATTTTGCGCTGCTGAAGGCGCCGAGCCTACTCCTTTCGGCCGACCAGCGGGCCGATCCCGCAAAGCAGCccggcttcgacgccgtcgtgAGGCTGGTCAGAGACGGCCACCTCTGGGTGAAGCTGAGCGCGCCGTACCGCGtcagcgacgacgggccgGGCTACGCCGACGTCCGGTTCCTGGTGCgcgcgctcgtcgacgcgaACAAGCACCGCGTCCTGTGGGGCAGCGACTGGCCGCACACGCCGCGGATGAAGACGCGCACGCGcgaggcggccatggcggagaCGCCTTTCCtcgaggtggacgacgaggcctgGCTCAGGAGTCTGAGGTCGTGGCTGTCGGACGAGGAGTGGGATCTGATGATGGTCCGGAACCCGAGCCGGCTGTTTGGGCAATGA
- a CDS encoding Putative ribonuclease E inhibitor RraA/RraA-like protein, whose protein sequence is MSPPQRALEALRKFASCDIGDALVKLKYPHGGFLDGIRMFSPGASTRVFGPAVTVQMVETSDASAPKLDKHFVDHNEDGGIMYIQQPKGLPSACWGGLMSTRAKYLGAQGVVVDGRVRDVGEHNEMGFPVFAQGTSILGSNTFTRASRVNVPLQFKGDLWIHPGDILVGDADGVVVTPLSLVENVVALCQERAEVDEKMFVELRKGASMTELMKNIRKDK, encoded by the exons atgtcccccccccaacgCGCCCTGGAAGCTTTGCGAAAGTTCGCATCCTGTGAC ATCGGCGACGCTCTTGTGAAGCTCAAGTATCCACACGGCGGCTTCCTTGACGGGATCCGCATGTTCTCGCCTGGCGCATCGACGCGCGTGTTCGGTCCCGCTGTGACCGTCCAAATGGTCGAGACGAGCGAcgcgtcggcgccgaagcTGGACAAGCACTTTGTCGACCACAACGAGGACGGTGGGATCATGTACATCCAGCAGCCCAAGGGgctgccgtcggcctgctggGGAGGCCTGATGTCCACGAGGGCCAAGTACCTGGGCGCCCAGGGTGTGGTAGTGGATGGCCGGGTGAGAGACGTCGGCGAACACAACGAGATGGGTTTCCCG GTCTTTGCCCAGGGCACCTCCATTCTCGGATCCAACACCTTCACGCGCGCATCACGCGTGAACGTGCCCCTTCAGTTCAAAGGCGACCTCTGGATCCATCCCGGCGATATTCTGGTCGGTGATGCGGATGGCGTTGTCGTGACGCCCTTGTCGCTGGTAGAGAACGTGGTTGCTCTATGCCAGGAGCGggccgaggttgatgagAAGATGTTTGTTGAATTGAGGAAGGGAGCGTCGATGACCGAGCTCATGAAGAATATCAGGAAGGACAAATAG
- a CDS encoding Putative six-hairpin glycosidase superfamily, glycosyl hydrolase, family 88: MHHHTTWLLALSGFAALACCEGQGRRYSTWMLDSIKERKQGVISSGAASIFFETGLLSIAIEATVKQYPELKDQYAPYLADVLDVGTASLTNSTYTATRPLDRFSIANAIDKISEAGLASVSATVSVASGAINESLALQMRNPEGGLWYYVYPQWSYADGMFSVLPFMASQPRPNYTDISLQMTLLYEHCLQENSSLTVHGYDYSRTAVWADKDTGASPYVWSRAVGWFIGGLVQTWESLDCAAGKSEAQPVCRQVRQIATQLATSLVRYADPETGVWWQLTTFPGRSGNYLESSSTALFMFSMLKGERLGLFADSGVDFKKAALKAYDYTIRNFVVDTGNGTVGYDKTVVVCSLNSTASYEYYTQQPILPNSLLGESAFILASLEVERC; encoded by the coding sequence ATGCACCACCACACGACCTGGCTCCTGGCCCTATCCGGCTTCGCGGCCCTCGCGTGTTGCGAAGGGCAGGGCCGTCGATACTCGACGTGGATGCTCGACAGCATCAAGGAGCGAAAGCAGGGCGTCATATCCTCTGGCGCGGCAAGCATCTTCTTCGAGACCGGCCTTctctccatcgccatcgaggccacCGTCAAGCAGTACCCGGAGCTGAAGGACCAGTACGCCCCTTACTTGGcggacgtcctcgacgtcggcacTGCCAGCCTGACAAACTCCACGTACACGGCGACGCGGCCCTTGGACCGCTTCTCGATCGCGAATGCCATCGACAAAATCTCCGAGGCGGGTCTcgcgtccgtctcggccacGGTATCAGTGGCATCGGGCGCCATTAACGAGTCTCTGGCGCTGCAGATGAGGAACCCCGAGGGCGGGCTGTGGTATTACGTCTACCCTCAGTGGAGCTACGCCGACGGCATGTTCTCCGTGCTACCCTTCATGGCGTCCCAGCCACGGCCCAACTACACCGACATCAGCCTGCAAATGACCCTGCTTTACGAGCACTGCCTCCAGGAGAACTCGTCGCTGACCGTGCACGGGTACGACTACTCGCGGACGGCCGTATGGGCGGATAAGGACACAGGCGCCAGCCCGTACGTTTGGAGTCGCGCCGTGGGTTGGttcatcggcggcctggtCCAGACTTGGGAGTCCCTCGACTGTGCCGCCGGCAAGTCCGAGGCGCAACCAGTCTGCAGGCAGGTTCGGCAGATAGCGACCCAGCTCGCCACGTCGCTGGTCAGATACGCCGATCCGGAAACGGGGGTGTGGTGGCAGCTGACGACGTTTCCGGGACGCAGCGGCAACTACCTCGAGAGCTCCAGTACGGCCCTCTTTATGTTTTCCATGCTCAAAGGCGAGAGGCTCGGCCTGTTCGCGGACTCCGGGGTGGACTTcaagaaggcggcgctgaAGGCGTACGACTACACGATCCGCAatttcgtcgtcgacacgggCAACGGGACCGTTGGCTACGACaagacggtggtggtgtgcaGCCTCAACTCTACCGCGTCTTACGAATATTACACCCAGCAGCCAATTTTGCCAAATAGTCTGTTGGGGGAGTCTGCGTTCATTCTGGCTTCCCTGGAGGTGGAGAGGTGCTGA
- a CDS encoding Putative peptidase S8/S53 domain, Fn3-like domain, peptidase S8, subtilisin, Asp-active, whose amino-acid sequence MRFSPNAASLVLGLLACTARVAAADAADAADKDPFVRGAYIVELNGEQDPAALYDELRSDGLTVKPRLDLKYRLFNGASFSIDDDDDNGKPEVTAGKIAGNPNVKAVWPVRKIKMPRPEPSSVGRNGTSAAAAAAGDALLRSIKDRRDATVKDTYSTHVMTQVDRLREAGFTGKGIRVGVVDTGVDYRHPALGGCFGEGCRVAYGWDFTGDDYFQGSEAPTPDADPLDSCQGHGTHVAGIIMAQENELGFTGAAPDVELGAYKVSGCAGYTTSEILVSAFYRAYEDGSDVISCSAGDDSGWAGDAAGIAVSRIAEAGVPVVVAAGNSGGLGVWAVASPASGKAVAGIGSVENTILPTLMTRGTFANETGEFAFGWMDSYPAVEANVTLRLWVGGVNDTACEPLAEDVDLIDRIPLVSMDACPSDTQAENLLARGAKYILFYPSSESRLYTPYVYTEGIEGIGMVMPRQAKDWIAHADNVTISMGPPETSALFAESIGNGLTAGYTSPFSSYGPTWELDIKPQFTAPGGGILSTWTWDQGQYMVNPGTSMSTPFVAAVYALVGQVRGTLDQETLRSVIAATARPKAWNDGTTVNDDLLAPVAQQGAGLVQAWDAAHATTILSSTGISFNDTDHFVAEHAFTVKNTAAEDVTYTLGHARAVTVYTFTPGTPQLVVARAPPPTADAWAEIAFDAGSLTVPAGGSAEVKFAAVAPTGLNATLLPVYSGYITLEGSNGETLSVPYLGVAGSMRDTPVLVPGIALDGVYLSSTDNHFLIPVAANRTFTIPRPGSSGSASYPKLVVTPTVGTTELHVELVAVGSVGNSTLKVTDHLGYPTLGPLPQSPVPHAHRFGYTWNFGGFLDDRTVVPEGTYKFIARAPRIFGDVAKDEDWDVVETVTFNLKYLA is encoded by the exons ATGAGGTTTTCCCCCAACGCAGCGTCTCTGGTACTCGGGCTTCTAGCCTGCACGGCGCGCGtggctgccgccgatgccgccgatgccgccgacaaAGACCCTTTCGTTCGCGGCGCTTACATCGTCGAGCTCAACGGCGAGCAGGACCCTGCCGCCCTGTATGACGAGCTCCGCTCCGACGGCCTCACTGTCAAGCCACGTCTGGACCTTAAGTACCGCCTCTTTAACGGCGCTTCATTCAgcattgacgacgacgacgataaTGGGAAGCCCGAGGTCACCGCCGGCAAGATCGCCGGAAACCCTAATGTCAAGGCCGTCTGGCCCGTCCGCAAGATCAAGATGCCCCGTCCTGAGCCCAGCTCCGTCGGCCGCAACGGaacctccgccgccgccgccgccgccggagacGCGCTCCTCCGGTCCATCAAGGACCGCCGCGACGCCACCGTCAAGGACACGTACAGCACGCACGTCATGACGCAGGTCGACCGGCTCCGCGAGGCCGGATTCACAGGCAAGGGCatccgcgtcggcgtcgtcgacacgggCGTGGATTACCGCCACCCGGCGCTCGGCGGGTGCTTCGGCGAGGGCTGCCGCGTCGCCTACGGCTGGGACTTCACCGGCGACGACTACTTCCAGGGCTCGGAGGCGCCGACACCGGACGCAGACCCGCTCGACTCGTGCCAGGGACACGGCACgcacgtcgccggcatcatcatggcGCAGGAGAACGAGCTCGGCTTCACGGGCGCCGCAcccgacgtcgagctcggcgcctACAAGGTCAGCGGTTGTGCGGGGTACACGACGAGCGAGATCCTGGTCTCGGCCTTCTACCGCGCCTACGAGGACGGGAGCGACGTCATCTCGTGCTCTGCCGGTGACGATTCCGGGTgggccggcgacgccgccggtaTCGCCGTGtcccgcatcgccgaggccggcgtcccTGTCGTCGTGGCGGCCGGGAACTCGGGTGGCTTGGGTGTCTGGGCTGTTGCGTCCCCGGCGTCTGGGAAGGCCGTTGCCGGCATCGGGTCTGTGGAAAACACCATATTGCCAACTCTGATGACCCGCGGCACCTTCGCCAACGAGACGGGCGAGTTTGCTTTCGGCTGGATGGACAGCTATCCCGCCGTGGAGGCCAACGTGACGCTGCGGTTGTGGGTTGGAGGCGTCAACGACACTGCTTGCGAGCCCCttgccgaggatgtcgaccTGATCGACCGTATTCCTTTGGTCAGCATGGATGCGTGCCCATCTGATACCCAGGCCGAGAACCTCCTTGCACGGGGTGCCAAGTACATTCTCTTCTACCCCTCGAGCGAGTC CAGACTATACACCCCCTACGTCTACACCGAGGGCATTGAGGGCATCGGCATGGTCATGCCCCGTCAAGCCAAAGACTGGATCGCCCACGCCGACAACGTCACCATCTCCATGGGCCCCCCCGAGACCTCGGCCCTGTTCGCCGAGTCCATCGGCAACGGTCTGACCGCCGGCTACACGAGCCCCTTCAGCAGCTACGGCCCGACCTGGGAGCTCGACATCAAGCCGCAGTTCACggcccccggcggcggcatcctctCGACTTGGACCTGGGACCAGGGGCAGTACATGGTGAACCCGGGCACCTCCATGTCCACGCCCTTTGTGGCCGCCGTCtacgccctcgtcggccaggtcCGCGGCACCCTCGACCAGGAGACGCTGCgctccgtcatcgccgccacggCTCGGCCCAAGGCCTGGAACGACGGCACCACTGTcaacgacgacctcctcgcccccGTGGCCCAGCAGGGCGCCGGTCTGGTGCAGGCCTGGGACGCGGCGCATGCGACGACGATTCTCTCTTCCACCGGCATCTCCTTCAACGACACCGACCACTTCGTTGCCGAGCACGCCTTCACCGTCAAGAacacggccgccgaggacgtcaCTTACACGCTTGGCCACGCCAGGGCCGTTACCGTCTACACCTTCACACCCGGCACgccgcagctcgtcgtcgcccgcgcgCCGCCCCCTACCGCCGACGCCTGGGCCGAGATTGCCTTCGACGCCGGCTCCCTCACCgtcccggccggcggcagcgccgaggtCAAGTtcgccgccgtggccccCACAGGTCTCAACGCCACTCTTCTGCCCGTCTACAGCGGCTACATCACGCTCGAGGGGAGCAACGGCGAGACCCTCTCGGTGCCGtacctcggcgtcgccggcagcaTGCGCGACACGCCCGTCCTGGTCCccggcatcgccctcgacggcgtctaCCTGTCTTCCACAGACAACCACTTCCTGATCCCTGTCGCGGCGAACCGGACCTTCACGATCCCGCGCCCGGGGTCATCCGGCAGCGCGTCGTACCCGAAGCTGGTCGTCACGCCCACCGTCGGCACCACGGAGCTGCACGTCGAGCTGGTGGCCGTCGGCAGCGTGGGCAACTCGACGCTCAAGGTCACCGATCATCTCGGGTACCCGACCCTGGGCCCGCTGCCGCAGTCGCCGGTGCCGCATGCCCACAGGTTCGGGTACACGTGGAACTTTGGCGGGTTCCTGGATGACCGCACCGTCGTGCCCGAGGGGACGTATAAGTTCATTGCGCGGGCTCCTCGGATCTTTGGGGATGTGGCCAAGGATGAGGATTGGGATGTCGTCGAGACTGTCACGTTCAACCTGAAGTACCTGGCCTAG